Proteins from a single region of Persephonella sp.:
- a CDS encoding flagellar protein FlaG produces the protein MDIKAISGTQASINMNSQNVEALDKKQIQKVQQEDQQNQTKQVQDQQEVKNIPQDVLKKAVENMNKKFEMLNSQLKVEVDEDTGIRVIKIVDKETKEVVRQIPPEVMLKIAKYLDEVAGLLFNEKV, from the coding sequence ATGGATATTAAAGCTATCTCAGGAACACAGGCAAGTATTAATATGAATTCCCAAAATGTTGAAGCTCTGGACAAAAAGCAGATCCAAAAAGTTCAGCAGGAAGACCAGCAGAACCAGACGAAGCAGGTTCAGGATCAGCAAGAGGTTAAAAATATCCCACAAGATGTACTGAAAAAAGCTGTTGAAAACATGAACAAAAAATTTGAGATGCTCAACTCTCAACTCAAAGTGGAAGTTGACGAAGATACAGGTATAAGGGTGATAAAAATAGTTGACAAGGAAACCAAAGAGGTTGTGAGGCAAATTCCTCCAGAAGTAATGCTGAAAATTGCCAAATATCTGGACGAAGTTGCAGGACTTTTATTTAATGAAAAGGTGTAG
- a CDS encoding flagellin: MALRINYNFQSEFTHVNILKTERNLNTSLERLATGYRINSAKDDAAGLFIADQLNLVARALEQGSRNAQDGISAAQIAEASLSQIYTKLTDIYTKAEQAATDTNDATARLALQRDIQKLVDAIDRISNSAEFNGIKLLDGTFTNKVIHYGARADQTLSISIDSARAKDLGAYVINGTGTTTNGADTVANVISGTDFEFATTETISIAGRTLTPTANEITDAKRIADWINGDNVLQELGIEATAKNQSVADATWTNIAVGSDDSVDIKFYVGPETTADFTISYGGGETITLNDLVQKINSQASANGLNLTAKAENNKLVLETDGETVAVEITLTAGATTGNTTDINLGQFIKGGTGQTLTDAATGTASGVKVGDLTVLGPDTYSYDLTGVSGALGVTTATGSATLNNLNSLDVRTNANAELAMKVIDIAIKKVDTLRSTLGSIQINLQALIDNNDFSSVQTREAESRIRNVDFAKEMSNFTKQQTLMQSGMAMLAQANQLPQLVLQLLR, encoded by the coding sequence ATGGCACTGAGAATTAATTACAACTTTCAGTCAGAGTTCACACATGTGAACATTCTGAAAACTGAAAGAAACCTGAATACTTCTCTTGAAAGGTTGGCAACAGGTTATAGGATCAACTCGGCGAAAGACGATGCTGCCGGTCTTTTTATAGCTGATCAGCTGAACCTTGTTGCCAGAGCTCTTGAACAGGGATCAAGAAATGCTCAAGACGGTATTTCTGCAGCTCAGATAGCTGAAGCTTCCCTTTCTCAAATTTATACTAAACTAACAGACATATACACAAAAGCTGAACAGGCTGCCACTGATACAAATGATGCAACTGCAAGACTTGCACTCCAGAGGGACATACAAAAACTTGTTGATGCTATTGACAGGATATCAAACAGTGCAGAGTTCAACGGAATTAAACTACTTGATGGAACATTCACAAACAAAGTAATTCATTACGGGGCAAGAGCTGATCAAACATTGTCTATCTCTATTGACAGTGCGAGGGCGAAAGATCTTGGAGCTTATGTTATTAATGGAACAGGAACAACTACAAACGGTGCAGACACTGTAGCTAACGTCATAAGTGGAACAGATTTTGAGTTTGCAACAACAGAAACTATATCTATAGCAGGTAGGACATTAACACCGACAGCAAACGAAATAACAGATGCTAAAAGAATAGCAGACTGGATCAATGGTGATAATGTTCTGCAAGAGCTTGGAATTGAGGCTACAGCTAAAAACCAGAGTGTAGCAGACGCTACATGGACAAATATCGCTGTCGGTTCAGATGATTCTGTAGATATTAAGTTTTATGTAGGACCTGAAACAACAGCTGATTTTACTATATCTTATGGCGGTGGAGAGACAATAACACTTAACGACCTTGTTCAAAAAATTAACTCACAGGCATCTGCTAACGGACTTAATCTGACAGCAAAAGCCGAAAATAACAAATTAGTACTTGAAACAGATGGGGAAACCGTTGCTGTGGAAATAACTCTAACAGCAGGAGCTACCACTGGTAACACAACCGATATTAATTTAGGACAGTTTATAAAAGGTGGAACTGGGCAAACCTTGACAGATGCAGCAACAGGAACTGCATCGGGGGTAAAGGTAGGTGATCTAACAGTTTTAGGTCCAGATACATATAGTTACGATCTTACTGGAGTAAGTGGAGCCCTTGGAGTAACAACAGCTACAGGATCTGCAACGTTGAACAACCTTAATTCTCTTGATGTAAGAACCAATGCTAATGCAGAGCTGGCTATGAAAGTTATAGATATAGCAATAAAGAAAGTTGATACTCTCAGATCAACTCTCGGTTCAATCCAGATAAACCTTCAGGCACTTATTGACAACAACGACTTCTCCTCTGTTCAAACAAGAGAAGCTGAATCAAGGATTAGAAACGTTGACTTTGCTAAAGAGATGTCAAACTTCACAAAACAACAAACACTTATGCAGTCTGGTATGGCTATGCTCGCTCAGGCAAATCAGCTTCCACAGCTTGTTCTTCAGCTTCTCAGGTAA